cttttctttttgcaatagGTAGGGGAAAAAGGGTGGTTGTATTTcgatggaataaaaaaaaaaaaaaagaagaaacattaCAAACTGCGTTCAACTGGGTTGCTTTAACCTGATACTCACTAAGCTATTTTGCAAGTCTAGCACTAGCTTCTGTGATTGTTTTAGTGCCTATTTTTTTGGCAGTTCTAGGTTAGCCATGAAGCTCAAGTGAAATAAACATTGTTTCTGAGAGCTAATGATATCATTGATACAAAATGTACAGTGATTTCCTAGGTCAACAAAATGTTCTCATTCCTATTGTTAGTTCACTCTGCGGCAGCTTCTGGTAAAGGAAGCTGGAGAAAAGCTATCTGGGAACCTAGTAGTGTCCTCAGGGTTCACTTGTATTTATCCGTTTCTAGCGGATTTATCGGCGAAAAGAACATCGTCGATCCATGAAACAATGTTGAATGCCAAACTCTCCAGCACCCTCGAATAGCTCTCCAGGATTGCTTGTCCAACATCCTGCAAGAGAATGATTTATATCATCGTAAAGTACGAAACTTACGCAATGATGGTCAGATAAAAAACCACTCGTAAATAGGCTAATATCGCAAAAGTGAATGTCATAGTATCTACGGAGGCATTTTCCTGCAATTCAGCTTTATAGAGCTGTTTCATTCAGTGCTGCAATTATCTCATTATATTTTGCGCCCTTATTACATGCTTACCTTATTGTACTGGATTTTGCTTGTATCTAAGGTGGTCTGCGACAGGCCGGGAAATCTCTGCTTCAAGCACAGCAAGAGACTCTCGGCTCTGCTCGCCAGCACTACGTTCTTATCACCGTCGACCACCAGTTCCTTCACCACATTCCACGAGGACTTTGAATGGGCCATGCTCGCTTTGCGGCGCCAAACATGCATTGCGGCCTCCACACGGTCGGCCATCTCAAGTGCTTGGTGCTCCGACGATATGTCGAGGCAGTCGAGAAGGTAATCCGGCGAGAACCGGTCCAGAGTCGACATGTAGCGATATATTGAGTCTCCTACGCTTAACCGGCCGCTCTGAACAGTGAAAGAAAGCAGATCTTTCAGACCAGGAGCAAGCATAGAAACTGTTATGTTTGATCATTAACTCTGACCTTCCTTGCTACAACTACAGATATATGATTTTGCAAGGACTTAACAGCAGAACACTATAATAATACCGAGTCGATTCCTAGTGTTCGGAATCATATGGTGGTAGAATTGCCTCACCTTTGGAAGTGGTGCTAGATATGATTCTGGGACCTCCATTTCAGCAAGGACGGTGCTGTTTATCGCCACCGCCGCTTTATGGATCTGATTCGCGCAATCCCGCCTCTTTTGCAGCTCTTTCCTCCCCTTCTCTTGGAGGCCAGAATCAGGAACACACGGCACGGGGAGCCACCACTTCTCTTCGTTCCGGTGGCTTAGTTTCCGGAACGACTGCGAGGCGGAGTTAAATGATTGCTTTCCTTCATCAACATACCAGAACTCCGGTTTCCTGAAACTGTCCAGTATATCCTGCAGCAATTTCGGTTCTGAATCACTAACTATGTTTGGCTAATTTGCAATTTTAATCGCCTCGATGATCAAAACCTATACATAATCTTCCAGATTTGCAGCCCCTTTCTTAGGGGGAGGGGGGATAAAGTGCAGAAATTTCTAATAAATCAAGAGGTGGTTTTCAAAAGCTTTGATCTTCGAGTTCTTGAAACATATGCAGACTTACAATCAGCATTGCATCTAGCTTTTCCAGCGCGGGCAGATTTACGTAAATATCCGATCTTGGTCTTGTCGTCATCACCTGAAATACAAAGTAGAGAAGGTATTTAGGGGGTGGAGACAAGGAAATTTAGTCAACAATGAAATTGCCTAACAAGTAATTAGTAGAAACTATGGTCTCCTAATTGTTGTTCCTCACCTCTACAGTAGATCCATCGGGCAATTTTTGCGAAGAGGGGTAGAATTCGACTATGTAGTCGCAAACTGAGAGGAGGCAAtccatctctctcctccacatCGACTTCTTCTCTCGCGAAAGAGGTCCCAATTTGCGGCAAGTCCCGAACACCGTCGCTGAATTTAAACAGAAAAAGAAGATCAGAAAAGAAGTGAGGTTAAGATACTGATCAGCTTAAATCAAAGATCAGTAAGTCACTATAtatgatcttctttttttttttctttctttttgtgtgtgtgtgtgttgaaaATTTGCATGCAAGAGTTTTGTCGAACTCGTGGATTTGGTATAAAAAGAGATTTTAATGTTGAATTCTTTACCATAGAGGTTTGTGATGGCATTTGAGATGGCCACAGCAGTGCAGACACCCTTGCCAGTCCCTGACATGTCTTCTCCCAGCAAAAGCTTTGAGAATTTCTCCCTTATGAGTTCCAACTCTGCCAATTTGCCGATCATCAGAATAAGCGCCAATTTCGATTCTTAAAGCTATGAAAAACGGCGGAACAAGCGTAATATTGGCCATACCATCTTCAGTCGGTCTTCGTTTCAGCACGTCAGCTCGCTGCTTCATGCTAAGCCTGCTCAGAACAGGCAAAGGCCGGTCGACCAGTTTGGCGATCGGCCATCCTCTGCTGCGCATTTCGAAGGGGCCACTGTGCTCTTCGCTGCGCTCGGAGAAGGATGAGACGTCGGAGATTGTGCGGCTGTAGTCGATCGAATCGACACCCAGGGTGGAGCACCCAGTCTCTTCCGAATTCTCGTCGCAGACTGACGAGCTttccattttttgtttttctttctttcttcttcactTAAACCTGCAGAAGATTCATACAAAGTTTGAATGATGAATGACAAAAAATATCATGTGGTCTTTGCATTTTTCACACAAGTTGATTACTTGATCCTAATAGGAATCATGAAACATGTTACCTAAAAGAGTATATCAACATGTCCTTCAAAGCTCATGTGATTTCTCTTCTGATTAAGTTGTTGAGCATCTGATGGTGTGCAATGTGAAATAGGCTAACAAATTTGTAGTCTACAAAGTTGATCttatatagataaaaaaaaaaatctattcctTAAGATAAGGTATAATTTTAGACACACTTTGAGCcacttcaaattttataaacaaCATGTGGTGGAGAAATTCATTtactttatactttttttttgtcacttgctaTAGCATGCTCTACATTTCTTTAGATGCAGATACAAAAAGTTGAATAataactgctgctgctgctgctgctgctttttgCAGAAAAA
This genomic interval from Ananas comosus cultivar F153 linkage group 8, ASM154086v1, whole genome shotgun sequence contains the following:
- the LOC109714192 gene encoding rop guanine nucleotide exchange factor 3, whose product is MESSSVCDENSEETGCSTLGVDSIDYSRTISDVSSFSERSEEHSGPFEMRSRGWPIAKLVDRPLPVLSRLSMKQRADVLKRRPTEDELELIREKFSKLLLGEDMSGTGKGVCTAVAISNAITNLYATVFGTCRKLGPLSREKKSMWRREMDCLLSVCDYIVEFYPSSQKLPDGSTVEVMTTRPRSDIYVNLPALEKLDAMLIDILDSFRKPEFWYVDEGKQSFNSASQSFRKLSHRNEEKWWLPVPCVPDSGLQEKGRKELQKRRDCANQIHKAAVAINSTVLAEMEVPESYLAPLPKSGRLSVGDSIYRYMSTLDRFSPDYLLDCLDISSEHQALEMADRVEAAMHVWRRKASMAHSKSSWNVVKELVVDGDKNVVLASRAESLLLCLKQRFPGLSQTTLDTSKIQYNKDVGQAILESYSRVLESLAFNIVSWIDDVLFADKSARNG